The following DNA comes from Streptomyces sp. NBC_00273.
TGGCGGGCAGGAACCCGCACCTGCCGCCGCCTCCCGCACGAGTGCCTCCGCCGTCCCGGAGTGGGCGAAGGGCATGGCCACCGTACGGGCCGACGGGCTGCCGCAGCAGGCCCGTGACGTTCTCGCGCTCATCGACGAGGGCGGGCCGTACCCCTACCGGCAGGACGGCACGGTCTTCGGGAACTTCGAGAAGGCCCTGCCCGAGCAGAAGCGTGGCTACTACCACGAGTACACCGTGCGGACGCCGGGAGAGCGTGATCGCGGAGCCCGGCGGATCGTGACGGGTGGGGGTGGGGAGTTCTTCTACACGGACGACCACTACGACACCTTCAAGGCGGTTCTCCGATGAGCCTGGACCCGCAGCCGCTCGCCCCGGCCCTCGAAGCCGCCGAAGCCGCGGGCCGGACGACCGTACGGCTGGACCTGAGCGGGGTACGGGACAAGTCCGAGCTGATGCGGCGGTGCGGGGACGCCTTGCGGCTGCCGGAGTGGGTCGGCGGGAACTGGGACGCGTTGGCCGATGCGCTGCGGGACCTGTCGTGGTTGCCGGTGCCGCGGGGTGGGGGGTGGCTGGTGGCGGTGACGTCGTGGCGGGGTTACGCCGATGCCCGGCCGGGCGAGTGGGAGACGCTGGTCGAGGTGCTGGAGGAAGCCGTGGGTTTCTGGCGGGAGCCGGGGCCTGGCGGCGGGCCGGGGCTGGTGGTGGTGCTGGCCGAGGCCGAGGCCGGGCCCGGGCCGGTTGCCGGGGCTCCGCCCCGGACCCCGCACCTCAAGCGCCGGCGGGGCTGAAAGAGCGCCTCAAACGCCGGCGGGGCTGAAGGAGCGCCTCAAACGCCGGCGGGGCTGGGGTGGGCCGGGCGGGGTTGGAAGGGCGCCTCGAACGTTGGCCCAGTGGGGCCGGAGAAGCTGGGGTGGGGGCAGGCTACGGGCCTGCCCCCTGGGTCAGTTCTGGGTCGTGTTCGGGATCCAGGGTGGGGTTTGGCCCCAGGACCAGACCGGGATCTTGGCCGCGTCGACCGGGGGTGGGTTGGGGCCCGAGTAGATCAGGGCCATGCGGGTGCCCCACTCGATGTAGTAGGCGAACACTCCCCGGAACTCCGGGTCCGTCGGGAGGCCGACCTCGTCGGCCGTGTCCATCAGCAGGTCCACCCAGCGGCGGCGCTGCCGTTCGGTGATCGCCCGGCCCAGGTGCTTGGTGGCCATGTGCTGGTGGCCGCCGTGGTGGGCGGTGTAGTCCGAAGGGCCGCCGAAGACCTCTGACAGCCAGACCGCGACGTGCTGCGGGTGTTCCGAGTCCATGCCGGCGAAGACCGGGGCCAGGATCTCGTCCTGCAGGGCGTGGGCGTAGAAGGCGTCCGTGAGGCGGTTCATCGCCTCCGCTCCGCCCATCCACTCGTAGATGGTGGGTGTGGTGCTCATCGTTATCCGGCGGCCTTTCCCGTGCCCACGACGCCCGTCACGAGATAGTGCTGCATCTCCTCGATGGCCGTCACGTACGGACGGATCGCGTTGAAGAAGGCCGGGAAGTGCTCGCCCTTGCGGAACCCGCCCAGGTGCTCCTCGATCGAGGTCCAGCGGATCCGCAGGATGTAGCGCTCCTTCTCCTCCTCGCAGCGGGCCAGCTCGTAGTCGATGCACTCGGGGGATGCGGCCAGGGACTCGGCGGCCCGGGCGTACGCCTCCTCGAAGGCCGACTGGTCGTCCAATGCGATCCGGTAGCGGATGTATTCGACGGTGGTGGTCATGGGTGCGTGCCTCTCCCTGGGTATAGGTCGTCGCCAGCCTTACGCGATCACGCGCCGCCGTGGGGCGGATTCGTCATTCGGACCCGGACTTCATGGAGTCGGTCGGTTCGGAGACGTCGGGGCCCTGGGCGCGGACCCGCTGGACCTCGTCCAGTGAGCCGCGCAGCTCGGTCAGCCACTCGTCCGTGTTGCGGCCGACGAGCCGGACGCACCAGGCGAGGGCGTCGGCCCGACTGCGGGCCACGCCGCCGGCGACCAGGGTGTCGAGCACCTGGCGCTCGGACTGGCGCAGGCGGGTCATCACCGGGACGGCGAGGTGGGTGAACAGGGTCGTCTCCTCACCCACCCGCACGCCCCAGGCGACCTTCCGGCGGTAGAGCTCTTCGGCCTCGCGGGCCACTTCGATGCGCTGTTCGCGGGTGCGTTCGCGGAACTCCTTGACCGATTCGGCCGCCGGTATGACGCCGACGACCGTGATCTCCTCGCGGTCGAGGGTGACCGAGTCCAGGGACTCGTAGACGTCGACCGGCAGGCGCTCGGCGAACCACGCGCGGAGCTGTTCGCTCTGTTCTGCTGTAATCATGTAATCAACGTTGCATCCGTTGCGACCTTGATCGCAAGGCTCGCGGCGTTCGCTCTCAGCCCATCGAGCGGTAGCGGTGGATCAGCGACACGGCCATCGCTCCCTCACCCACCCCCGAGGCGACCCGTTTCACCGAGTGGGCGCGGACGTCGCCCGCCGCGAAGACTCCGGGGACGCTCGTCTCCAGGGGGTACGGGGCGCGCTCCAGGCTCCACTCGGCCGGCAGTTCGCCGCCGTTGGAGATCAGGTCCGAACCGGTGAGGACGAAGCCGTACTCGTCGCGCTCGACGACGCCCGCGAGCCAGTCGGTGTGCGGGCGGGCGCCGATGAAGGTGAACATGAAGCGGGCCGGGATCTCGGTGTCCTCGCCCGTGTCCGCGTCGTGGAGGGTGAGGCGCTCCAGGTGCTCCTCGCCGTCCAGCCGGACCACCGTCGTGCGCACCTTCACTTCGATGTTCGGGGTGCGGTCGATCTCGTCGATCAGGTAGCGCGACATGCTCGCGTCCAGGGAGGCCGCGCGGACCAGGATCGTCACGCGGGCGGCGTACTTGGCGAAGTGCACTGCCGCCTGGCCCGCGGAATTGGCCCCGCCGACGATGAACACGTGCTGCGAGATGCAGGCCGAGCTTTCCGTGGTGGCCGCGCCGTAGTAGAGGCCGGCACCCTCGAAGCGGTCCGCGCCGGGGGCGTCGAGGCGGTTGTACGAGACCCCGGTGGCCAGCAGGACCGTCTCGGCGGAGATCTCGGTGCCGTCCGCCAGGGTCAGGATCTTGGCCGGGTCGTCCCGGGTCAGCGAGACCACCTCGACCGGGTGCAGGATCTCGGCGCCGAACCGGGAGGCCTGGATGGTGGCCCGGCGGGTCAGGTCGCCGCCCGAGAGGCCCGAGGGGAAGCCGAGGTAGTTCTCGATCAGGCTGGACGTGCCCGCCTGGCCGCCGGGGGCGCGGGAGTCCAGCATGAGGGTCGACAGGCCCTCCGAGGCCGAGTAGACCCCCGCCGCCAGCCCCGCCGGGCCCGCGCCGACGATGACGCACTCGTAGTGCGGGCGGGAGGCGGTGGTGGCCAGGCCCAGGCGCTGGGCGAGCTGGGTGTCGGTCGGGGCCGAGAGCACCGATCCGTCCGGGAAGCGGACGAGGGGGAGCGCCCCGTCGGGCTGGGCTGCGATCAGGGTCAGCGCCTCGGGGTCCCGCTCGACGTTGAGGAAGCGGAACGGCTGGCCGTTGCGGGTGAAGAAGTCCCGCACGGCGTGGGTGCCGGGGGAGACGAGGTGGCCGGCGACGATGATCCCGTCGTACGCCGGCCGGTAGGTGGCCAGCCAGTCCGACAGCAGGTCGTCCAGGACCGGGAAGAGCCGCTCGTGGGGCGGGTCCCAGGGCTTGAGCAGGTAGTAGTCCAGCCGGACCCGGTTGATGGCGGTGATCGCGGCGTCGGTCTCCGCGTAGGCCGTCAGCAGGACGCGCCGGGCGTCCGGGAAGCGGCTGACCGCCTCCAGCAGGAACTCGACGCCGGTCACGTCCGGCATGCGCTGGTCCACGAGGAACAGCGCCGGGTCGTGGCCGCGTTCGTCGAGGGAGTCCAGGATCTTCAGGGCGTCGGCCGCCGAGGAGGCCCCGAGCACCCGGTAGCGGTCACCGTAGGCGCTGCGCAGGTCGCGGCGGACGGCGCGCAGCACCTGCGGGTCGTCGTCCACGGCGAGGATGACCGGCTTCTTGTGCTCCGCGCGTTCGGCGGCCGCGGCCGCCGAGGTGGTGGCGGCGGCGGAACCCTCCGGGGCCGCGCTCATGCCGGGTCCAGCATCAGCTGGTCGGCGTAGCACCAGGCCCAGTCCTCGCCGGGCTCGTGGGAAGCCGCGATGGCGTGCTCGGTGGTCCGGTAGTGCCGGGTGGCGTGACGGTTCCTCGACGAGTCGCAGCATCCGACGTGCCCGCAGCTGAGGCACATCCGCAGGTGCACCCAGGTGTCGCCGGCGATGAGGCACTCCTCGCAGCCCACGGCCGTGGGTTTCACCGGACGTATCTGATCGATGTGTGTGCACAACAGGTCCATCGTCATCGTCCCCGTCCCTCTCCTCGTGCTCTTGCCCGTGCTGTTGCTCGTTCATCAAGTCGGCTCGTGCGCCCGTGATTCACGGCGCGTCCAGACCATAGGTCGGAGCCCCGGGAACGGTTCATCGATTCGGCCGAAGTCAGGTAGTCCTGAAGGTACTTCCTGACGTCTGCGGACGACTTCCTGAGGTGCTGCCACGAGCTGGCCCGCTACCTCACGAAGTCGCATACCAGCGCTTTGACGAAGCCCCTGGGCGCGGCCAGTGTGGTGGACGCCAACGACAACAGGCGGCGCCTGGAGGAATACGTGAGCAGAAAGATTCTGGTCATTGTCTCCGAACACGGTTACTGGGCCGAGGAACTGATAGGTCCCGTATCGAAGTTCGACGAGCGGGGCTACGAGGTCATATTCGCCACGCCGACCGGAAAGCGTGCACACGCTCTTCCGCCGAGCCTCGACGCGAACTACATCGATCCCCCGCTGGGACGCTCGGTCACCACCGAGGAGAACGCCCGGCTGGGGCGGGAGTTCGAGCAGTCGAGCCGGCTGGACTCGCCGCTCGACATCGAGGCGTGGGTCCCCGAGCGTCCGTACACGAGCGACGAGGGCTATCTGCCCAAGCTGGAGCAGTACCACCGCGATCTCGACAAGCTCGACGCCGACGTCGCCGGGTACGACGCGATCCTCATCGTCGGCGGCAGCGGCCCGATCGCGGACCTCGCCAACAACGAGCGCGTGCACGCCCTGATCCTGGCCTTCCAGAAGGCCGGCAAGGTCGTCGCCGCCGAGTGCTACGGGGTCGCCTGCCTGGCGTTCGCCCGGGACTGGGGCGACCGCCGGAGCATCATCTGGGGCAAGCACGTGACCGGCCACTGCAAGGAGTACGACTACAAGGACGGCACCGGATTCCTCGGTACCGACTTCAACATGGGGCCGCCGCCGTATCCGCTGGAGTACATCCTGCGCGACGCGACGGGCCCGCGCGGCGCGTACCACGGGAATTTCGGCAAGCCGGTATCGGTCATCGTCGACTTCCCCTTCGTCACCGGACGTTCCACCCCCGACTCGTACCTCACGGGGCAGAAGATCGTGGAAGTCCTGGAGGACGGTCTCACCCGATACGGCTGGTGATCCCGGAAGCCGCAGGGAAATCGCAGAGTTGAGGGGGAATTCATGGAAGCCACTCCCGGACGGGAAAGGCTGATCGAGCAGTTCAAGGCCGACGGCCTGAATGTGATGTTCGGAAATCCGGGGACGGTGGAACAGGGATTCCTCGACGCGGTGGACGCGGCGGAGGACTTCCACTACGTCCTCGCCCTCCAGGAGACCGTGGCCGCCGGCATCGCCGACGGGTACGCCCGGGCGACCGGCGGCGCGGCCCTGCTCCAACTGCACTCCGGCGTCGGCCTGGGCAACGGCATCGGCATGCTCTACCAGTCGCTGCGCGGCCACACCCCGCTCGTCGTGGTCGCCGGTGACGCCGGGGTCCGCTACGACGCCATGGACGCGCAGATGGCGTCCGATCTGGTGGCGATGGCCAAACCGGTGACCAAGTACGCGACCCGGGTCACCGACCGGCACTCGGTCCTGCGCACCGTCCGGCGGGCCGTGAAGATCGCGCTCACCCCGCCCCGCGGGCCCGTGTTCGTGGCGCTGCCCATGGACGTGCTGGACGAGCTCAACTCCGAGCCCGTCCTGCCCTCCACGCAGGTGCTCACCGACGTGTCGCCCTCGCCGGCCTCGGTGGGCCGGGCGGCCGAGCTGCTCGCCTCCGCCGAGCGGCCGATCGTCCTGGTCGGGGACGGGGTCGCGCTCTCCGGGGCGCAGAACGAGCTCGTCGCCGTCGCCGAGCTGCTGGGCGCCGACGTGTACGAGGTCGACTCGTCCGAGGTGAACATCGCGGCCTCGCACCCGCTGCGGCGGGGCCAGACCGGGCACATGTTCGGCCCGCACAGCAAGGAGCTCGTCGGGGACGCCGACGGGGTGCTGATCGTCGGCACCTATGTCTTCCCGGAGGTCTTCCCCGAGCTGGAGAGCCCCTTCAAAGCGGGCGCCAGGGTCGTCCACATCGACCTCAACGCCTACGAGATCGCCAAGAACCACCCGGTGGACCTGGGCCTGGCCGCCGATCCCAAGCAGGCGCTGCGCGCGCTGGCCGGCGTACTGGAGCGGCGGCTCGGCCCGCAGCAGCGGGCCGCCGCTGCCGCGCGCCTCGACGTACGGACCCGGGAGCGGGTCCGCGAGGTGCGGGAGGCCCGCTCGGCCCCGGACGACGGCACGCCGATGGCCGTCTTCCTGAAGACCCTGGCCGAGCGCACCGGCGGGGACCTGATCGTCTTCGACGAGGCGCTGACCACCTCGCCGCTGGTCACCCGGTACCTGCCGGCGGAACGTCCCGGCGACTACCACCTCACCCGGGGCGGCTCGCTCGGCGTGGGCTTCCCGGGCGCGGTCGGGGCCAAGCTGGCCCGGCCGGAGCGGCTGGTGGTCGGCTTCGCGGGCGACGGCGGGTCCATGTACACGTACCAGGCGCTGTGGACGGCGGCCCGGCACGGCATCGACGCCAAGTTCGTCGTGTGCAACAACCGCAAGTACCGGCTGCTGGACGACAACATCGCCCAGTACTGGCGGGAGCGGGACATCCCGGAGCACGGCTTCCCGCACTCCTTCGACCTCTCCCACCCCGAGATCGACTTCGCCGGGCTGGCCCGGTCGCTCGGCGCCGGCGGGACGCGCGTGGAGAAGCCGGACGAGGCGGTCGCCGCCGTGGGCCGGATGCTGTCCCACCCCGGACCCTTCCTCGTGGACATCCAGATCTGACCAGAGCACTCACGCAGCACGGACAGGAGGAGACCGCATGCCCGCCGAGCGGCAGCTGACCGAGGACGCGATCCGCAGTTTCGCCGAGAACTGGTACGTGGCGCTGGACCAGCACGTGGGTCCGGACGACGTGCTCGCCCTGATCACCGAGGACCTGGAGTTCAAGGTCCCCGAGGACACCTTCCTCGGACACGAGGGGTTCGGCCGCTGGTACGCGGCCGTCACCCACCGCTTCTTCGACGAGGTCCACACCGTCACGAAGGTGGAGCCCGTCATCGAGGGCGACCGGGCGGTCGTCCGGGTCCTCGTCAACTGGCAGGCCAAGATCTGGGACCCGCCGGCCGCCCGCAGCCAGTGGCTCGGCTTCGACGCCGACCAGACCTGGACGGTCGTGGCCGGCCCGGACGGACCGCTGATCAAGCAGTACACCGTCAACGACCTGGCGCCGATGCCCGGTTCCGGCTCGCTCTGAGCGCCGGCGAAGGAGGAGCGACGATGACCGAAGTGACACGGGAACGGGTCGAGGCGGCCTATGCCGCCCTCGGCTCCGGCGACCGGGCGCGCATCCTGGAGTACTACTCCGAGGACCTGCGCTGGCTGGTGCCGGGCAGCCACCCGCTGGCCGGCTGGTACGAGAGCCTGGACGCCTTCCTGGAGCTGATGGGGCAGACCCACAAGCTCACGGGCGGCACCTTCCGGATGGACATCCAGGCCGTCCTCGTCGGCGAGGACTGCAGCGCCGACGTGTGCCGCAACGTGGCCCTGCGGGACGGCGCGGACGAGACGAGCACGTCTGCGTACGAGCGGATGGACTACCCGGTCTTCCACTTCATGCGGTGGCGCGGCGGCCGGATCGTCGAGGGCCGGGACGGGCTCTTCGGGGACTCGGCGACCGCCTTCAGCCAATTCTGGGCGCCGTTCGCGCCCGACGGAACCCGCAGGGACCGATAGGGGGTCGAGCGCGATGGACCGACACGAGAGCCACACCGAAATCCTCCGAAAGTACTACGAGTACGCCAACGCCGGGGACTGGGACCGCTGGTGCGACCTGTTCGCCGACGACCAGGTCATGGACGAGCAGCTCGCCGGCCACATCGAGGGCCTGGACGTGCTGCGCTCGATGATGAAGGGCATGGGGACGATGTACCGGGTCTTCCGGAACGAGCCCGTGCACTTCCTCGTCGACGGCGAGAAGGCCGCGGCCGTCTCCCACCTGACCGCGGTCAGCGCCTCCGGCGAGCCCATCGAGGCCGAGGTCATGAACTTCTTCCGGATCGTGGACGGAAAGATCGCCTACATGGCGAACTACCACGACACGGTTCCCTTCCAGGTGCTGAGCCAGGACTGAGGGGGATCCGTGAGCGTCGAAGAGTACGACTACATCGTCGTGGGATCCGGCACCGCCGGCAGCGTGCTGGCCGACCGGCTCTCCGAGGACCCTGACGTCTCCGTGCTGGTCCTGGAAGCGGGCGGCTCCCGCATCCCGCCCGAGGTGGACGACCCGTCCTCCTGGTACAAGCTCCTCGGCGGGCCGGTGGACTGGGGCTATACCAGCACCCCGCAGCCCGGACTCGGCGGCCGCCGTACGTACGAACCGCGCGGCAAGGCCCCCGGCGGCAGCAGCAACCTCTACATCATGATGCACATCCGCGGCCACGCCTCGGACTTCGACAACTGGGCCTACCAGGGCGCCGCCGGCTGGTCCCACGAGGACGTGCTGCCCTACTTCGCCCTGCTGGAGGGCCAGGAGGACGTCACCGCCGCCACCACGGGCACCCGGGGCCCGCAGCGGATCACCAACGCCGGGCGGCACGGCCCCAACCCGGTCTCCCGCGCCTTCATCGACGCCGCCGTCGAGCTGGGCCACCAGGAGATCGCCGACTTCAACACCGACGGCCCCCGGCGCGGCCTCTTCGGCACCGGCTGGCACCACATCGACGTGGCCGACGGCCGCCGCCAGGGCGCCCTCGCCGCCTACCTGGAGCCGGCGCTGCGGCGCGCCAACCTGACCCTGCGCACCAACGCGCAGAGCACCCGGCTGCTGTTCGACGGGGACACCTGCACGGGCGTCGAGTACGTCCAGCTGAAGGCTCCCGCCGACTTCCCGGGCCGGACCGTCCGGGACGGCCACAGCAGCGCCGCGGCGCCCGGGCTGCACACCGTACGGGCCCGCCGCGAGGTGGTCGTGGCGGCCGGGGCGATCGAGTCCCCGAAGCTGCTGCTGCTCTCCGGCATCGGCCACCCGGAGCAGCTGCGCGAGCACGGCATCGAGGTCACCGCGGCCCTGCCCGGGGTCGGCGAGAACTTCCACAACCACGTCCTGACCGGGCTGATGGCCGAGGTCACCCAGGAGCTCCCGCCGCCGGCGCAGAACCTGTCGGAGAGCGCTCTATTCCTGTCCTCGCAGCCCGGGCTGCCCGCCCCCGACCTGCAGATCGCCTTCGTCCACGTGCCGTTCGACGTGATCGTCGGCCAGGACCACCCCCACACGGTGTCCATCCTGCCCGGTGTCGTACGGCCCGTCTCGCGCGGTTGGATCAAGCTGGCGAGCGCCGACCCGCTGGCCCACCCGCTGATCAACCCGAACTACCTGGGCGACCGGTGGGACCTGGAACGGATGGTGCAGGGCATCAAGATCGCCCGGGACATCTTCGCGACCTCCGCCTTCTCGCCCTGGTACAAGCAGGAGCTGCAACCCGGCCCCGGCTACGCGAGCGACGACGACCTGCGGACCTTCGCGAAGCAGAAGTCGGAGAGCTACCACCACCAGGCCGGCTCCTGCCGCATGGGCATCGACGACCTCTCCGTCGTCGACCCCGAGCTGCGGGTGCACGGCGTACGGAACCTGCGCGTGGTCGACGCGAGCGTGATGCCCGCGGTCCCGTCCGGCAACTGCCACACCGCCATCGCGATGATCGCCGAGCGCGCGGCGGACTTCCTGAAGGGAACCTCCCGTGTCTGACGCGGTGCTGCGCGAGGGCGCGCTGTCCGGGACCCGGATCGCGGTCCTGGTCGAGAGCGACTACTACGAGCCGGAGAT
Coding sequences within:
- a CDS encoding FAD-dependent oxidoreductase; this encodes MSAAPEGSAAATTSAAAAAERAEHKKPVILAVDDDPQVLRAVRRDLRSAYGDRYRVLGASSAADALKILDSLDERGHDPALFLVDQRMPDVTGVEFLLEAVSRFPDARRVLLTAYAETDAAITAINRVRLDYYLLKPWDPPHERLFPVLDDLLSDWLATYRPAYDGIIVAGHLVSPGTHAVRDFFTRNGQPFRFLNVERDPEALTLIAAQPDGALPLVRFPDGSVLSAPTDTQLAQRLGLATTASRPHYECVIVGAGPAGLAAGVYSASEGLSTLMLDSRAPGGQAGTSSLIENYLGFPSGLSGGDLTRRATIQASRFGAEILHPVEVVSLTRDDPAKILTLADGTEISAETVLLATGVSYNRLDAPGADRFEGAGLYYGAATTESSACISQHVFIVGGANSAGQAAVHFAKYAARVTILVRAASLDASMSRYLIDEIDRTPNIEVKVRTTVVRLDGEEHLERLTLHDADTGEDTEIPARFMFTFIGARPHTDWLAGVVERDEYGFVLTGSDLISNGGELPAEWSLERAPYPLETSVPGVFAAGDVRAHSVKRVASGVGEGAMAVSLIHRYRSMG
- a CDS encoding nuclear transport factor 2 family protein, yielding MPAERQLTEDAIRSFAENWYVALDQHVGPDDVLALITEDLEFKVPEDTFLGHEGFGRWYAAVTHRFFDEVHTVTKVEPVIEGDRAVVRVLVNWQAKIWDPPAARSQWLGFDADQTWTVVAGPDGPLIKQYTVNDLAPMPGSGSL
- a CDS encoding group II truncated hemoglobin yields the protein MSTTPTIYEWMGGAEAMNRLTDAFYAHALQDEILAPVFAGMDSEHPQHVAVWLSEVFGGPSDYTAHHGGHQHMATKHLGRAITERQRRRWVDLLMDTADEVGLPTDPEFRGVFAYYIEWGTRMALIYSGPNPPPVDAAKIPVWSWGQTPPWIPNTTQN
- a CDS encoding GMC family oxidoreductase encodes the protein MSVEEYDYIVVGSGTAGSVLADRLSEDPDVSVLVLEAGGSRIPPEVDDPSSWYKLLGGPVDWGYTSTPQPGLGGRRTYEPRGKAPGGSSNLYIMMHIRGHASDFDNWAYQGAAGWSHEDVLPYFALLEGQEDVTAATTGTRGPQRITNAGRHGPNPVSRAFIDAAVELGHQEIADFNTDGPRRGLFGTGWHHIDVADGRRQGALAAYLEPALRRANLTLRTNAQSTRLLFDGDTCTGVEYVQLKAPADFPGRTVRDGHSSAAAPGLHTVRARREVVVAAGAIESPKLLLLSGIGHPEQLREHGIEVTAALPGVGENFHNHVLTGLMAEVTQELPPPAQNLSESALFLSSQPGLPAPDLQIAFVHVPFDVIVGQDHPHTVSILPGVVRPVSRGWIKLASADPLAHPLINPNYLGDRWDLERMVQGIKIARDIFATSAFSPWYKQELQPGPGYASDDDLRTFAKQKSESYHHQAGSCRMGIDDLSVVDPELRVHGVRNLRVVDASVMPAVPSGNCHTAIAMIAERAADFLKGTSRV
- a CDS encoding ribonuclease domain-containing protein, whose translation is MIFRNVPRSLLRLLGALFLCAALVGAAGCGGQEPAPAAASRTSASAVPEWAKGMATVRADGLPQQARDVLALIDEGGPYPYRQDGTVFGNFEKALPEQKRGYYHEYTVRTPGERDRGARRIVTGGGGEFFYTDDHYDTFKAVLR
- a CDS encoding putative quinol monooxygenase is translated as MTTTVEYIRYRIALDDQSAFEEAYARAAESLAASPECIDYELARCEEEKERYILRIRWTSIEEHLGGFRKGEHFPAFFNAIRPYVTAIEEMQHYLVTGVVGTGKAAG
- a CDS encoding UBP-type zinc finger domain-containing protein; its protein translation is MDLLCTHIDQIRPVKPTAVGCEECLIAGDTWVHLRMCLSCGHVGCCDSSRNRHATRHYRTTEHAIAASHEPGEDWAWCYADQLMLDPA
- a CDS encoding barstar family protein yields the protein MSLDPQPLAPALEAAEAAGRTTVRLDLSGVRDKSELMRRCGDALRLPEWVGGNWDALADALRDLSWLPVPRGGGWLVAVTSWRGYADARPGEWETLVEVLEEAVGFWREPGPGGGPGLVVVLAEAEAGPGPVAGAPPRTPHLKRRRG
- a CDS encoding thiamine pyrophosphate-binding protein → MEATPGRERLIEQFKADGLNVMFGNPGTVEQGFLDAVDAAEDFHYVLALQETVAAGIADGYARATGGAALLQLHSGVGLGNGIGMLYQSLRGHTPLVVVAGDAGVRYDAMDAQMASDLVAMAKPVTKYATRVTDRHSVLRTVRRAVKIALTPPRGPVFVALPMDVLDELNSEPVLPSTQVLTDVSPSPASVGRAAELLASAERPIVLVGDGVALSGAQNELVAVAELLGADVYEVDSSEVNIAASHPLRRGQTGHMFGPHSKELVGDADGVLIVGTYVFPEVFPELESPFKAGARVVHIDLNAYEIAKNHPVDLGLAADPKQALRALAGVLERRLGPQQRAAAAARLDVRTRERVREVREARSAPDDGTPMAVFLKTLAERTGGDLIVFDEALTTSPLVTRYLPAERPGDYHLTRGGSLGVGFPGAVGAKLARPERLVVGFAGDGGSMYTYQALWTAARHGIDAKFVVCNNRKYRLLDDNIAQYWRERDIPEHGFPHSFDLSHPEIDFAGLARSLGAGGTRVEKPDEAVAAVGRMLSHPGPFLVDIQI
- a CDS encoding nuclear transport factor 2 family protein; protein product: MDRHESHTEILRKYYEYANAGDWDRWCDLFADDQVMDEQLAGHIEGLDVLRSMMKGMGTMYRVFRNEPVHFLVDGEKAAAVSHLTAVSASGEPIEAEVMNFFRIVDGKIAYMANYHDTVPFQVLSQD
- a CDS encoding type 1 glutamine amidotransferase domain-containing protein; this encodes MSRKILVIVSEHGYWAEELIGPVSKFDERGYEVIFATPTGKRAHALPPSLDANYIDPPLGRSVTTEENARLGREFEQSSRLDSPLDIEAWVPERPYTSDEGYLPKLEQYHRDLDKLDADVAGYDAILIVGGSGPIADLANNERVHALILAFQKAGKVVAAECYGVACLAFARDWGDRRSIIWGKHVTGHCKEYDYKDGTGFLGTDFNMGPPPYPLEYILRDATGPRGAYHGNFGKPVSVIVDFPFVTGRSTPDSYLTGQKIVEVLEDGLTRYGW
- a CDS encoding nuclear transport factor 2 family protein — encoded protein: MTEVTRERVEAAYAALGSGDRARILEYYSEDLRWLVPGSHPLAGWYESLDAFLELMGQTHKLTGGTFRMDIQAVLVGEDCSADVCRNVALRDGADETSTSAYERMDYPVFHFMRWRGGRIVEGRDGLFGDSATAFSQFWAPFAPDGTRRDR